In Bacteroidales bacterium, a genomic segment contains:
- a CDS encoding sulfotransferase domain-containing protein: protein MLVRKKNIIWLASYPKSGNTWFRLFLSYLYSDSEDDININQLDLAPIASSRSLIDQYLGINTSNLTMNEIEIIRPKVYRKISDESENEVFLKTHDAWKLNSDGESMFPPDVTKGVLYFVRNPLDVAVSFAFHSNTDFAKTIQHMNDDTFGFCMEENRLFNQLSQQMFSWSGHVNSWVHHSKLPVHVMRYEDMLHKPFLTFTKALDFLNIKYSKTKVNNALYNCSFDKLTFQEEKFGFKEKTINSLKFFRSGTMNDWQKHLKKHEVNQIIKMHRSTMESFGYLNDIQSYIYK from the coding sequence ATGCTGGTTAGAAAAAAAAATATAATTTGGCTAGCATCCTATCCAAAATCAGGGAATACCTGGTTCAGATTGTTTTTGAGCTACCTTTACTCTGATTCAGAAGATGACATAAATATCAATCAATTAGACCTAGCCCCTATCGCAAGTAGCAGGAGTTTAATTGATCAATATCTAGGAATTAATACCTCTAATCTTACAATGAATGAGATTGAAATCATCAGACCAAAAGTATATAGAAAGATATCTGATGAAAGTGAGAATGAAGTCTTTTTGAAAACACACGATGCTTGGAAGTTAAATTCTGATGGCGAATCCATGTTCCCACCTGATGTTACAAAGGGGGTGCTATATTTTGTTCGAAATCCACTTGATGTGGCAGTCTCTTTTGCTTTTCATAGTAATACGGATTTTGCTAAAACAATCCAGCATATGAATGATGATACTTTTGGATTTTGTATGGAAGAGAATAGGCTTTTTAATCAGCTCTCTCAGCAAATGTTCTCTTGGTCCGGACATGTAAATTCTTGGGTTCATCATTCAAAATTGCCAGTCCATGTCATGCGTTATGAGGATATGCTACATAAGCCCTTTTTGACATTTACGAAGGCGCTTGATTTTTTGAATATTAAATACTCAAAAACTAAAGTCAATAATGCATTATATAATTGTTCATTTGATAAACTTACATTCCAAGAAGAGAAATTTGGTTTCAAAGAGAAAACTATTAATTCCCTAAAATTCTTTAGAAGTGGTACAATGAATGACTGGCAAAAACACTTAAAAAAACATGAAGTGAATCAAATCATTAAAATGCATCGATCTACAATGGAATCCTTTGGATATTTAAATGATATCCAATCATATATATACAAATAA